TGGTGCGCTTACGCTGAATGTGGATGTGAATATTCCCAACATTCACATCGGCATTGTATCCTATGAGTATGTGCGTGTGGCCATCACCGGCACGTATGCAGGTAATGTAACGCAGGTGTACTATGCGGGATACAACGGGACCAACAACAACTGTAATCTTCAGGGTTCGCCGGTTACTACAATTACCGGTGCAACCAATGCAACCAGCAACATTGTGTTTGCACCCAATGTTACGCTGAGTAATCCGAACGGCTATTCAAGCATCATCTGCGGCTATTCGTGCGATACGGCCAGTACGCAGGGAGGCTGCAACACGGTTGATCAGATTGTGGATTACTTCCAGCAAACACTTGGCAGCACGCTCTATTCGCACCGTGTGCAGTATGGCTGCTGGCCGTCGCAGCCGGTACCGCTGAGTTCGGGTGGCAACTGTTGTATTGGTTCGTCGGGGCCAAGTACGGCTGTGGCAGCATTGCCTGCGCTGCAACTGGGAATTTTGCAGCAAAACAATACTTGTGTGGTTACACTGCCTGCTGTAGCGGCGGCGCAACAGGTTACGCTTGAGGTGCTGGATATAACGGGGCGTGTGGTTTATAGCCAGCAGGTGCAGCCGGGTACTTCACAAACCACATTACTGCTTCATGAATTTACTTCGGGATTATTGTTCGTTCGTGCACACTGGAAAGATGGTACAGCAAGTGCTAAAATAATGATGACACAATAATTTTTTTTTGGTCAGGTGAAAAGGCGCATCCGGCTGTGGCTGTGGTGCGCCTTTGATTTGCAGCCTGCCTGCCCTTTGTATCTTTACTCAAACCCGAGCCGGATGAATAACACCCACGAAGTACTTATTATCGTTCTCTCCTCACTGGGACTGATGGCAATTGTGGCTTTGCTGACCCGGCGGTTTGTAAATAAACGTCCGCTTACTTCGGTATTGTATTTCATGGCCGATAAGCAACGGCCTGTTTTGCATATTCTTGGCTACGAGCGCATCATTCCCGAAGACGGCGATTCATTTGATGTGTATAAACATTATCTCTTTCACCTGCATACAGGTAAATTTGAACTGCTTGCCAAACAACGCGGCACCGGAATTGATTTGCAGAGTGAATTTGTGAAACGCAGCCTTTCCGCATATGCATCTAAGCATGGCGTGCAGCTCGAATTTGGCATACGTGCTTTAAAAAACAAATTTACACACCTCTATTCCCGGAACAGCAGCGATCCCGTTTTTGAAATTTACCACGAAGACAGCCGCCGCTCGGACACAGAACTTCCTCCGCAATTTTCGCCAAACGCTCTCCTCTTTACACGCTACACCGAACACGGTGTGGGTATGTTTACGCTTACAATCCGTATAAACGGACAAACCACACATACCTGCAAAATGAACGGAGCACCAGATCAGGACTGTTTCGGGTTTTACGACAACAACAGAAAACGATTGTATCTGGTTTATCTCCGTTCGAAATTAGTGGCTGTGGGAACTGGTTTTATGGTGATTGATTATGCGGAGGGGAAGTTGGTGAGTGATGAGTTTGTACGGTAAACGGATGAAGCGTAAAGATGTATATCCAATTTACATTTATCAATACTATCGAACGGGTCGCTATCTCTTCAATACAAATATTAGCAGTATTGTCTGCGTAGCCCTTGCCTGATCTGATTTGGTTATTCATGAATAGAACATACCGTTATCAGCTTGTTCTATCTGTCTTTTTGCAGCTGTATTATAGTTACGATCAATTATTATAGAAGTATTTATGTTGTTTCGATACAGTTGTATCTGCCTCTAACGTTAACACAGATCATATCCCGGGGTATTTTCTCCGGTTCAGAAGTACAAAAAAAGCGGCCTGAATTGCTTCAGGCCGCTGTGTAGTTGAAAGGAAGTGGAAGATTACAGCTTGCGCTTGATTTCCACCATTTCGAAACCTTCGATGAGGTCGCCCACTTCGATGTTGTCGAACTTATCAATGTTGAGACCGCATTCGTAGCCGGCGTTCACTTCTTTCACGTCGTCTTTGAAGCGTTTGAGTGAGCCGAGTGAACCTTCGTGCAGTACAATGCCATCGCGGATGACACGCACTTTGGTGTTGCGGTTTACTTTGCCGTCGAGTACATAGCAGCCTGCGATGGTGCCCACTTTCGAGATGCGGAATACTTCGCGGATTTCGATGTTGCATACCACTTTCTCTTCGAATTCCGGGGCAAGCATGCCAAGCATGGCCGCCTTGATTTCGTCGATGGCTTTGTAAATAATCGAGTAGAGGCGGATGTCGATCTGCTCGGTTTCGGCCAGCTTCTTGGCGTTGGCCGTGGGGCGTACCTGGAAGCCGATGATAATGGCGTTTGACGCAGAGGCGAGCAGCACATCGCTTTCGCTGATGGCACCCACGCCTTTGTGTACAATGCGGATCTGAATCTTCTCGGTCGAAAGCTTGAGCAGCGAGTCGGCCAGCGCTTCGATAGAACCATCCACGTCACCTTTAATGATGATGTTGAGTTCTTTGAAGTCGCCGAGCGCGATACGGCGTCCGATTTCTTCGATGGTGATGTGCTTCTGTGTGCGGATCGACTGTTCGCGCTGGAGCTGGAGGCGGCGTGTGGCAATGTCGCGGGCTTCGCGTTCATCAACCATTACGTTAAACTTATCGCCGGCCTGCGGAGCGCCGTTTAAACCGAGAATCTGCACCGGAGTAGCCGGGCCAACGGTTTCTACTACGCCGCCGCGCTCGTTGTGCATGGCTTTTACGCGGCCGCTGTAGCAGCCGGCCAGAATTACATCGCCCACATGCAGTGTACCGTTTTCAACCAGCATGGTAGCTGTGTAACCACGGCCTTTGTCGAGGGTTGATTCGATAATCGTTCCCAGTGCGCGCTTGTTCGGATTGGCTTTGAGGTCGAGAATTTCGGCTTCGAGCAATACTTTCTCAAGCAGCACATCAATGTTCAGGCCTTTCTTGGCCGAAATTTCCTGACACTGGTATTTACCGCCCCACTCTTCCACCAGAATATTCATGGCGGCCAGTGCTTCGCGGATTTTGTCGGGGTTTGCACCCGGCTTGTCAATTTTGTTGATGGCGAACACAATGGGAACGCCGGCAGCCTGTGCGTGGTTAATGGCTTCCACAGTTTGGGGCATCACGCTGTCGTCGGCCGCAACCACAATAATGGCTACGTCGGTTACCTGCGCACCACGGGCACGCATGGCGGTAAACGCTTCGTGACCCGGCGTATCGAGGAAGGTGATGTGCTTGCCGTTTTCGAGTGTTACGCTGTAGGCACCGATATGCTGGGTAATACCACCGGCCTCGCCCGCAATAACGTTGGCTTTGCGGATATAGTCGAGCAGCGAGGTTTTACCGTGGTCAACGTGACCCATTACTGTAACAATGGGCGGACGTGACACAAGCTGATCGGGCGTATCTTCTTCTTCCTTGATGGCTTCCTGCACTTCCACGCTCACAAACTCCACCTTGTAGCCCATTTCTTCGGCCAGGATGGTAATTGTTTCGGCATCGAGGCGCTGGTTGATCGACACAAACAGGCCGAGCGTCATACAGGTGGAGATGATTTTCGTCACAGGTACGTCCATCATGGTAGCCAGCTGGTTGGCGGTTACAAACTCGGTAACCTTGAGTACGCTCTTTTCGGCTTCGGCGCGATCGAGCTGGTCCTGCATACGCTGGCTCACAATCTCGCGTTTGTCGCGGCGATATTTCGAGGCTTTCGATTTACCTTGTCCGCTGAGGCGGGCAAGTGTTTCTTTAATCTGTGCCTGGATTTCTTCTTCAGTGAGTTCAGCTTTGGGCTGATCGCGCTGGTTGCGGTTTTGGTTATTGCCGCCTTTGTTCTGATTATTTCCGCCGCGGTTCTGGTTATTTCCGCCCTGACCCTGATTTCCGCCGCGGTTCTGGTTGTTTCCGCCGCCACGGTTCTGGTTGTTTCCGCCACCCTGCTGGTTGTTTCCGGCAGGTGAGCCGTCTTTATTAATGCGTTTGCGCTTTTTCTTCTTTTCGGCTTCAAACGCAGCCGACGAGGAGGCAACCGGTTTTTTCTTGTCTTCTTTCACCGGCAGCTCGATGCGACCCATGATTTTTGGGCCTTCGAGTTTTTCTACAGTGCGGCGGAAGAGTACTTCTTCTTCGGGTTTTGGGGGTTCGGGGGGGGCTGTTTCTTCGGGTTTGGCTACCGGAGTTTCTACTACCGGAGGAGGCGTTTCGGTTTTGGGCTGGGGTTTCTCCTGCTGGGGAGTAACTGCGGGAGTTTTGGGCGTTTCCTTTTTGGGTTGCTGCTTATCGGCAGCGGGCGCCTGTTTTTTATTCTCCTTTTCTTTTTCCTTCTCCTTACCGCGGTTTTTGGGTTTTGTGTCGCCGAGATCAATTTTAGAAATGATCTTCAGACCAATGCCCGTTTCGGGTTTTGTTTCTTTCACTTCCGGCTCCGGAGTTACTTCGGCTACCGGAGTAACCACAGGCTCGGGTGTTTCAACCACGGGTTGTTTTACTTCGGGCTCGGGAGTTTCGGTTTTCACCTCAGCGGCGGGCTCCACAGCGGGAATTTCCACAGGCTGTGGTTTTTCTTCTTTCTTAACTGCCGGAGTAGGGGCAGGTGTGGTCTTGGCCGAGGGTGTGGTTTCTTTGATCAGGATTTCTTCCTGTTCACGCTCGCTCGGCTTTTTATTGCGCGAGTCGTCCTGGAGCGAAATGGTTTCCTTGCGTGTTTTGGTGCTAAGGCCAACCATCTTGGCTTCTTCTTTTTCCTCGCGGTCAATGGCAAATTCATCCTGAAGAGATTTGTACATCTCATCGGATATTTTGCCGTTCGGATTACGCTCAACTTGAAATCCCTGATCTTCGAGGTATTCAAAGATCCGTTCGAGCGAAACATTAAATTCGCTCTTGACTTTGCTGAGACGGATAGTTTTTTCGGTTTCTGCCATAATGTGCCTTCCTCAGGCTTGCGGGTGCAAAGGTCGGAAAACAAAGCGGATTTAGCACCATAATTTCCGCATTATCGCAAACAGCAGCAGCGAAAAGCGATGTTTTTCTCTTCGCTGCTGCTGTTTTGTAATTGTTTATTCAAACTCAGAGCGCAGGATGCGCTTCACTTCGCGTACTGTTTCTTCCTCAAGATCAGTGCGTTTCACTAATTCCTCATCGTTAAGTTCGAGTACTGATTTGGCGGTGTCGCAGCCAATCGACTTGAACTCGTCAATGATCCACTGTTCGATTTCGTCGCTGAATTCGTCGAGTTTTACGTCTTCCACATCTTCGTCGGTATCGCGGTACACGTCTATTTCATAGCCGGTTAAGCGGCCGGCGAGGCGGATATTGTGGCCGCCTTTGCCAATTGCCAGCGATACCTGGTCGGGTTTGAGGTAAACTTCGGCGCGTTTGTTTTCCTCGTCCAGTTTCACGGTAGTGATTTTGGCCGGATTGAGGGCGCGGCGGATGAACAGGTCGTTGTTGGAGGTATAGTTAATTACGTCGATATTTTCGTTGCGCAGTTCGCGCACGATGCCATGAATACGCGAGCCTTTCATACCCACGCAGGCGCCTACCGGGTCAATACGGTCGTCGTATGATTCTACGGCTACTTTGGCGCGTTCGCCGGGTTCGCGAACAATTTTCTTGATGGTGATGAGGCCGTCGTAAATTTCGGGCACTTCGTTTTCGAAGAGTTTTTCGAGGAACACGGGTGAGGTGCGCGAGAGGATAATTACGGGCGTGTTGTTGCGCATATCCACTTTAGAAACTACAGCACGCACGGCATCGCCTTTCTTGAAGAAATCGCCGGGGATTTGTTCGTTTTTGGGCAGAATGAGTTCGTTGCCTTCGTCGTCAAGCACAAGCGTTTCTTTTTTCCACACCTGATACACTTCACCGGTAATTACATCGCCCACACGCTCCTTGTACTTTTTGTAGAGTTCATCTTTCTCCAGATCAAGCACGCGTGATACGAGGTTCTGGCGGATAGCCAGTACGGCGCGGCGGCCAAAATCTTCGAGCATGATACGGTCTGTAACCTGCTCGCCGATTTCGAAGTCGGGCTCAATCTTACGCGCATCGGTAAGACTGATGTGCTTGTTCTCGTCGTAATCGAAGCTGTCTTCGGCAAACTCATCGTCCACAATTTCGCGGTTACGCCATATCTCAAGGTCACCGCGTTCGGGGTTTACGATAATGTCGAAGTTTTCATCGCTTACGTAGCGTTTACGGATCATGCTGCGAAACACATCTTCGATGATGCTCATGAGCGTGGCCCGGTCTATGTTCTTCGTATCCTTAAATTCTGAAAAGGATTCGATGAGATTGATGTTTTCCATTGTATTTGGATTGAAAAACGGTTATTCGGATTTAGAATTTGATTACGATTTTGGTTTCTTTTATGCTGGCAAACGGAACCTCGTGGCGGTAGGTCACGTTTTGTTTTGATTTTTTGCCTTCTACTTTTTCGCGTTTCTTCTCTTCAATCACAATACCTTCTCCTTCGGCAGCACTAACGAGTATGCCGCCCAGTTTTTTGCCGTCGGTTTGTTTTACTTCCACCTCGCGGCCAATGTTTTTTACATACTGGCGAAATACTTTAAACGGCTGGTCGAGCCCAGGCGAAGTTACATCAAGCGAAAAGTCTTCCGCTTCACGGTCAAGCTGGTTTTCAATCCAGCGGCTCATGGCCACACAATCGGCAATACCCAGTCCTTGCTCATTGTCAATTGTAACAACGATGCGGTTGCCGGGAGCCACAGACACATCAACCAGATAGCTGCCACTGTCGGCAAGCTTGGCTGAGGCCAGATCGGCTATATATTGAGGTGTAATCATCAGACAAAGAAACAGGGGGCACTGGCCCCCTGCATAGTTATTTTTTTGAAAATGCGATGCAAAAGTAAAACAAGTTTTCCGAAAAAGCAACAGTTTTATTTTGCTTGAACTCTTGACAAATCACCCGATAATGTTATATTTTTGTTAGACGAATTAAAGATTAGGTTCGATAATTCGTATTTACGGTTGTTTGCACCCCGCAAAATACCGGTTTGGCAAAACAAAAACACAATAAAAGTCATGGAAAAGCAAACACAAACGACCCAGACAAGCCGCAATGTAGCGTTGCTTGCCGGAGCAATGGCAGCAGGGAATGCGCTTTTTGCAGCAGGCACCACCATTTCGGCCGGTGAAATTTTCATGTATATCGCGCTCATTATCGGCGTTATACTGGCTGCATGGTTCCTGAGCAATGGCAAATCTTCCGGCTCAAACCAGTCGCAAAACAATGCTAACCGCCCGCATTTCGATCATCCCAATGATCCGCACTTCCGCCGCCTGCGCAAGAAAACGTCCTAATTATCAGAAACTT
This genomic window from Bacteroidota bacterium contains:
- the rimP gene encoding ribosome assembly cofactor RimP; amino-acid sequence: MITPQYIADLASAKLADSGSYLVDVSVAPGNRIVVTIDNEQGLGIADCVAMSRWIENQLDREAEDFSLDVTSPGLDQPFKVFRQYVKNIGREVEVKQTDGKKLGGILVSAAEGEGIVIEEKKREKVEGKKSKQNVTYRHEVPFASIKETKIVIKF
- the nusA gene encoding transcription termination/antitermination protein NusA; the protein is MENINLIESFSEFKDTKNIDRATLMSIIEDVFRSMIRKRYVSDENFDIIVNPERGDLEIWRNREIVDDEFAEDSFDYDENKHISLTDARKIEPDFEIGEQVTDRIMLEDFGRRAVLAIRQNLVSRVLDLEKDELYKKYKERVGDVITGEVYQVWKKETLVLDDEGNELILPKNEQIPGDFFKKGDAVRAVVSKVDMRNNTPVIILSRTSPVFLEKLFENEVPEIYDGLITIKKIVREPGERAKVAVESYDDRIDPVGACVGMKGSRIHGIVRELRNENIDVINYTSNNDLFIRRALNPAKITTVKLDEENKRAEVYLKPDQVSLAIGKGGHNIRLAGRLTGYEIDVYRDTDEDVEDVKLDEFSDEIEQWIIDEFKSIGCDTAKSVLELNDEELVKRTDLEEETVREVKRILRSEFE
- the infB gene encoding translation initiation factor IF-2 — protein: MAETEKTIRLSKVKSEFNVSLERIFEYLEDQGFQVERNPNGKISDEMYKSLQDEFAIDREEKEEAKMVGLSTKTRKETISLQDDSRNKKPSEREQEEILIKETTPSAKTTPAPTPAVKKEEKPQPVEIPAVEPAAEVKTETPEPEVKQPVVETPEPVVTPVAEVTPEPEVKETKPETGIGLKIISKIDLGDTKPKNRGKEKEKEKENKKQAPAADKQQPKKETPKTPAVTPQQEKPQPKTETPPPVVETPVAKPEETAPPEPPKPEEEVLFRRTVEKLEGPKIMGRIELPVKEDKKKPVASSSAAFEAEKKKKRKRINKDGSPAGNNQQGGGNNQNRGGGNNQNRGGNQGQGGNNQNRGGNNQNKGGNNQNRNQRDQPKAELTEEEIQAQIKETLARLSGQGKSKASKYRRDKREIVSQRMQDQLDRAEAEKSVLKVTEFVTANQLATMMDVPVTKIISTCMTLGLFVSINQRLDAETITILAEEMGYKVEFVSVEVQEAIKEEEDTPDQLVSRPPIVTVMGHVDHGKTSLLDYIRKANVIAGEAGGITQHIGAYSVTLENGKHITFLDTPGHEAFTAMRARGAQVTDVAIIVVAADDSVMPQTVEAINHAQAAGVPIVFAINKIDKPGANPDKIREALAAMNILVEEWGGKYQCQEISAKKGLNIDVLLEKVLLEAEILDLKANPNKRALGTIIESTLDKGRGYTATMLVENGTLHVGDVILAGCYSGRVKAMHNERGGVVETVGPATPVQILGLNGAPQAGDKFNVMVDEREARDIATRRLQLQREQSIRTQKHITIEEIGRRIALGDFKELNIIIKGDVDGSIEALADSLLKLSTEKIQIRIVHKGVGAISESDVLLASASNAIIIGFQVRPTANAKKLAETEQIDIRLYSIIYKAIDEIKAAMLGMLAPEFEEKVVCNIEIREVFRISKVGTIAGCYVLDGKVNRNTKVRVIRDGIVLHEGSLGSLKRFKDDVKEVNAGYECGLNIDKFDNIEVGDLIEGFEMVEIKRKL